CGACCCACCACGCGAACCCACCCTCCACGTCGCCACCGACCACGAGATAACGCGCCGCTCGCTCGAGACCGGCACCACCCTCGAGTACACCCTCGACGACAGACACTGCGCCGGACACGTCGAGGACGCCGGCCACCACCCCTGCTCCAGCGACGACGCCCCCTACTGCCACCAGCACACCTCCACGTGGGCCTGCGCGCGCTGCACAGGCAACTGCAACCTCCCCCTCGACGCCTGCACCGACGAACACGCCATCTACCTCGCCGCCTTCGCCCCGGACACGTTCAAAGTCGGCGTCACACGCAGCTGGCGACTCCACACCCGCCTATACGAACAGGGCGCAGACCGAGCAGCACACATCAACACCGTCCCAGACGGCCGCATCGCGCGACAACTCGAAGCCGAGATCGCCGACACGCTCACCGACCGCGTCCGCACCCCCACGAAACGACGGACCCTCGCCAGCACCGTCGACGAAGACGCCTGGAACGACCTCCTCGACGACCACTCCGTCCTCCAGGAGTACGCGTTCGACTACGGACTCCACTTCGACACACAGCCCGTCGCCGAAACCATCGCCACCGGCACCGTCCACGGCGTCAAAGGCCGCCTCCTCGTCCTCGAACACAACGAC
Above is a genomic segment from Halorubellus sp. JP-L1 containing:
- a CDS encoding DUF2797 domain-containing protein, yielding MQIVGYDTARPDADPPREPTLHVATDHEITRRSLETGTTLEYTLDDRHCAGHVEDAGHHPCSSDDAPYCHQHTSTWACARCTGNCNLPLDACTDEHAIYLAAFAPDTFKVGVTRSWRLHTRLYEQGADRAAHINTVPDGRIARQLEAEIADTLTDRVRTPTKRRTLASTVDEDAWNDLLDDHSVLQEYAFDYGLHFDTQPVAETIATGTVHGVKGRLLVLEHNDTTYAVDLRDLVGHDVTPEPATRDLQSSLDSF